A genomic segment from Stappia indica encodes:
- a CDS encoding KAP family P-loop NTPase fold protein, producing the protein MADDVKRPEIDSPEALEAWLKDKPAEWAQLIAVRAALRVFPLVLGIYYFPEVRMLDRRLNEIALKSFRVAFSSYAAELNYDSRILFYLNEANRQYLEAVHTSFFSRYISVAFQCSAESILVEDGPHSSRAAAKTLVAVKDVVNGYSIASNYKMRLGGGMSDIWLAVSEDCLWLLTHGAAPALVTQPLWPSVYSGGSSSDTRFLSSVRNLMDRFSAEDEVKNSPWGLIVDWYRTILPEPGITIPRRLFDETADIIATQPEAFWTITEERSAEDVLRDIERIRDGKPPIFQATAASDGNDTVSGPAGDEALADGEVLRTDAVPTHSDEPTTNDQLGRRSFARALVERIVEVRKTSGRDGFAVHLYAPWGAGKTSVLLMMQEMLRKPEEDGTPWAVVQFNAWEHEHRKPPWWPLIKALKDGCHTCLDTDRMWLAAEDVNYTWRRWILHAELVPYFLLLLSVVVLSGSLFSFGLDLKDIFAALAALTVVFSAGIVTVRWLFFGSIENFKFYSDISRDPMARVNELFRDLAGSVELPICIFIDDLDRCNADYVVDLMEGIQSSMRHPNVTYVVAADRAWLRSSFEQRYSNFSGHVGSAGQPLGYLFLEKIFQVSTPVPGMGGVKQNYWKHLLAGEAETMKADTVEASESWVSRAGERYRRKSVLPTAIFDEKVRVKREEIRDEFGDELSEADVRILLSRASTETDRVATILNYSESEGTTREAEHLLLKFSEFLPDNPRVMKRMVNSYKFRRVIGYLESNSVGHEVLARWTILEQRLPALADLLIEHPEWADMLAEGMDEGTDMPDALQPFAGDKDVEKVLGKPGSEHPLREADIATITRGSAT; encoded by the coding sequence TTGGCGGACGACGTAAAACGGCCGGAAATCGACAGTCCGGAAGCACTGGAAGCGTGGCTGAAAGACAAGCCGGCCGAATGGGCGCAACTGATTGCCGTGCGCGCAGCGCTGCGGGTGTTTCCGCTGGTTCTGGGGATCTATTACTTCCCAGAAGTTCGTATGCTTGATCGACGCTTGAATGAAATTGCTTTAAAATCATTCAGAGTTGCTTTTTCTTCTTACGCGGCCGAATTAAATTATGATTCTAGAATTCTATTTTATTTGAATGAAGCGAATCGTCAGTATCTCGAGGCTGTTCACACTTCGTTTTTCTCGAGATATATTTCCGTTGCGTTCCAGTGTTCCGCGGAATCTATCCTCGTTGAGGATGGCCCTCACTCTAGTAGGGCGGCAGCGAAAACTCTGGTCGCTGTCAAAGATGTGGTTAATGGATACTCAATCGCTTCAAATTATAAGATGCGCCTTGGCGGAGGAATGAGTGATATTTGGCTTGCAGTGTCGGAGGATTGCCTCTGGCTGCTGACGCATGGGGCTGCACCAGCGCTAGTTACACAGCCGCTCTGGCCTAGTGTCTACTCGGGAGGATCTTCATCCGACACGAGATTTTTGTCTTCGGTTCGTAACTTGATGGATCGCTTCTCTGCGGAAGACGAAGTGAAGAACAGTCCTTGGGGGCTGATCGTCGACTGGTATCGCACCATCTTGCCCGAGCCGGGCATCACGATACCTCGCCGTCTCTTCGACGAGACGGCGGATATCATCGCCACTCAACCGGAAGCGTTCTGGACCATCACCGAGGAGCGGTCTGCCGAGGATGTACTTCGGGATATCGAGCGCATACGCGACGGGAAGCCACCGATCTTCCAGGCAACGGCGGCATCTGACGGGAACGATACCGTCAGTGGGCCGGCTGGCGACGAGGCTCTCGCCGATGGCGAGGTGTTGCGGACCGACGCCGTGCCGACGCATTCGGATGAGCCGACCACCAATGATCAATTGGGACGAAGATCATTTGCGCGGGCTTTGGTCGAGCGGATTGTAGAGGTGCGGAAAACCAGCGGTCGCGACGGTTTTGCAGTTCACCTCTACGCCCCGTGGGGGGCGGGGAAGACATCTGTTCTCCTGATGATGCAGGAAATGCTGCGGAAGCCGGAAGAGGATGGAACGCCTTGGGCTGTTGTCCAATTCAATGCCTGGGAGCACGAGCATCGCAAGCCGCCCTGGTGGCCGTTGATCAAGGCGCTGAAAGACGGGTGTCATACCTGTCTCGACACAGACCGCATGTGGCTGGCTGCTGAAGACGTCAACTATACTTGGCGAAGGTGGATTCTCCATGCAGAGCTGGTGCCTTATTTTCTGCTGTTGCTCTCTGTTGTGGTTCTCTCCGGATCCTTATTTTCTTTCGGCCTTGATCTTAAGGATATTTTTGCGGCGCTGGCCGCGCTAACTGTAGTATTCAGTGCGGGTATAGTCACGGTAAGGTGGCTTTTCTTCGGGTCGATTGAGAATTTCAAGTTCTACTCGGACATCTCTCGGGACCCGATGGCAAGGGTGAATGAGCTGTTTCGTGACCTCGCGGGTTCGGTGGAGCTTCCGATCTGCATCTTCATCGACGATCTGGACCGATGTAACGCTGACTACGTGGTCGATCTGATGGAGGGCATCCAAAGCTCGATGCGCCATCCGAATGTCACCTATGTGGTGGCGGCCGACCGGGCGTGGCTTCGCTCCAGTTTCGAGCAGCGTTATTCGAATTTTTCCGGTCATGTCGGCAGTGCCGGCCAGCCGCTCGGCTATCTGTTTCTCGAGAAGATCTTTCAGGTCTCGACGCCGGTTCCCGGAATGGGCGGCGTGAAGCAAAATTATTGGAAACACTTGCTGGCTGGAGAGGCAGAGACAATGAAGGCCGACACAGTGGAGGCTTCCGAAAGCTGGGTGTCGAGAGCGGGTGAGAGGTACCGGAGAAAGAGCGTCCTCCCGACTGCGATCTTCGACGAAAAGGTGCGTGTCAAGCGTGAAGAAATTCGGGACGAGTTCGGCGACGAGCTCTCAGAGGCGGATGTTCGTATTCTGCTTTCCAGAGCGTCTACGGAGACGGATCGTGTGGCGACCATCCTGAACTACAGCGAATCCGAGGGGACGACGCGGGAAGCAGAGCACTTGCTGCTCAAGTTTTCAGAATTTCTGCCAGACAATCCGCGTGTCATGAAGCGGATGGTGAATTCCTACAAGTTTCGCAGGGTCATCGGCTATTTGGAGAGCAACTCCGTCGGTCACGAGGTTCTGGCGCGCTGGACGATCCTGGAGCAGCGGCTCCCGGCCCTGGCGGATCTACTGATCGAGCATCCCGAGTGGGCGGACATGCTGGCAGAAGGCATGGACGAGGGCACCGACATGCCGGATGCCCTGCAGCCGTTCGCGGGCGACAAGGACGTGGAGAAGGTCTTGGGCAAGCCGGGAAGCGAGCACCCGTTGCGAGAAGCAGACATCGCTACGATCACGCGCGGTTCCGCCACCTGA
- a CDS encoding DUF930 domain-containing protein, with amino-acid sequence MPPANERAGERAGEAVAAPQDLPQVAPDLVAESAAGETADVAARGTGLRRRIGAGLVLSVLLHGAAAWLVFFGPGAVRALPPTVDEPIKVVLIEPPAAEEQAEEQAEPPPPPPEEEETPEEQAQAVPPPPPPPPAPEPEPEPKQEETPETPEAPTETAAVPRVLMPVTEFAEEDSGSEDRAGEIALRESLDEPTEAAPQETAETSPEAEAQDQPAGEGESGPQGPGEAESEAESEGTAESGETGAAEELAAETPGALEEGTPQEGEAAPESEPEAETEMAALTDPSEAESEGVGDLDVLAAPTQGAGLPAGGTAVPRAKPAEIPLFAGSRADPQSEAEAVARAIAATTPGSGGLSFARPSGGGGEGELAGGTTATRLFSRDISDDPRMRTAMNGMPQAARVDLLCMTELRAQLRTATPPYQPDLLPSFRLESGTVLQPRRAAFRAGGQWYDLAFRCELNTQVTRVESFTFRVGAPVPRSEWSARGFPGN; translated from the coding sequence TTGCCCCCCGCCAACGAGCGGGCCGGCGAGCGGGCGGGCGAAGCCGTGGCCGCGCCGCAGGACCTGCCGCAGGTCGCGCCCGATCTCGTTGCCGAAAGCGCTGCCGGCGAGACGGCGGACGTAGCGGCGCGGGGGACCGGCTTGCGGCGGCGAATCGGTGCGGGCCTTGTCCTGTCGGTGCTGCTGCACGGGGCGGCGGCCTGGCTGGTGTTCTTCGGACCCGGCGCGGTGCGTGCCCTGCCGCCAACCGTCGACGAGCCGATCAAGGTGGTGCTGATCGAGCCGCCGGCAGCCGAGGAACAGGCGGAAGAGCAGGCCGAGCCGCCTCCCCCGCCGCCGGAAGAGGAGGAAACGCCGGAAGAGCAGGCGCAGGCCGTGCCGCCACCGCCCCCGCCGCCGCCTGCCCCCGAGCCGGAGCCGGAACCGAAGCAGGAAGAGACCCCGGAAACGCCGGAGGCGCCCACTGAGACGGCGGCGGTGCCGCGCGTGCTGATGCCGGTGACCGAGTTCGCCGAGGAGGACAGCGGCAGCGAGGACCGGGCCGGCGAGATTGCCCTGCGCGAGAGCCTGGACGAGCCGACCGAGGCCGCCCCGCAAGAGACGGCGGAAACCTCGCCCGAGGCGGAAGCGCAGGACCAGCCGGCTGGCGAAGGCGAAAGCGGACCGCAAGGCCCCGGCGAAGCTGAGAGCGAGGCTGAGAGCGAGGGAACCGCGGAGAGCGGCGAGACGGGCGCTGCCGAGGAGCTTGCGGCCGAGACGCCGGGCGCCCTGGAAGAGGGCACGCCGCAGGAGGGGGAAGCTGCGCCCGAAAGCGAGCCGGAGGCCGAGACGGAGATGGCGGCGCTGACCGACCCGAGCGAGGCGGAGAGCGAAGGGGTCGGCGACCTCGACGTGCTGGCCGCGCCGACGCAAGGGGCCGGCCTGCCGGCGGGCGGGACGGCCGTGCCGCGGGCCAAGCCGGCGGAGATCCCGCTGTTCGCCGGGTCCCGCGCCGACCCGCAATCGGAGGCCGAGGCGGTGGCGCGGGCGATTGCCGCAACGACGCCGGGCTCCGGCGGGCTGAGCTTTGCCCGGCCGAGCGGTGGAGGCGGCGAAGGCGAGCTTGCCGGCGGCACCACGGCGACCCGCCTGTTCTCGCGCGACATTTCCGACGATCCGCGCATGCGCACGGCGATGAACGGCATGCCGCAGGCCGCGCGCGTCGACCTCCTGTGCATGACCGAGCTGCGGGCGCAGCTGCGCACGGCAACGCCGCCCTACCAGCCGGACCTATTGCCCTCGTTCCGACTGGAAAGCGGCACGGTGCTGCAGCCGCGCCGGGCGGCCTTCCGCGCCGGCGGACAGTGGTACGACCTTGCCTTCCGCTGCGAGCTGAACACGCAGGTGACGCGGGTGGAAAGCTTCACCTTCCGCGTCGGCGCGCCGGTCCCGCGCTCGGAATGGTCGGCCCGCGGCTTCCCCGGCAACTGA
- a CDS encoding IclR family transcriptional regulator encodes MTSWSPRARPKAGTPEEQGRDPLFVRSIARAADVMAAFHKSDAPLTLAEIAAAAGMGKSTAQRFVHTLRQLGYIERDPTDRGFVPGLRLLDHSLDYLRLNPLVERATPILLELRRNVRERVDLSLFDDLRVVYAARNQSKRETFFATLVGHSVPTYCASGGRAIMALLSDAEVDDILARSQFIQITVKTITDPAQIREKVREAREAGYALALEEVVPGEIAIGAAITGPDGRPVAAIHVAGSLSEWQPEDFAQRFAPLAQSAARAISRA; translated from the coding sequence ATGACCAGCTGGTCGCCGCGTGCCAGACCCAAGGCCGGAACGCCCGAGGAACAGGGCCGCGATCCGCTGTTCGTGCGCTCCATCGCCCGCGCCGCCGATGTGATGGCTGCCTTTCACAAGAGCGATGCGCCGCTGACGCTGGCCGAGATCGCCGCGGCGGCCGGCATGGGCAAGAGCACGGCGCAGCGCTTCGTCCACACCTTGCGGCAGCTGGGTTACATCGAGCGGGACCCGACCGACCGGGGCTTCGTGCCGGGGCTGCGGCTGCTCGACCATTCGCTCGACTACCTGCGGCTCAACCCCTTGGTGGAGCGGGCGACGCCGATCCTGCTGGAGCTGCGGCGCAACGTGCGCGAGCGCGTCGACCTCAGCCTGTTCGACGACCTGCGTGTGGTCTATGCCGCGCGCAACCAGAGCAAGCGGGAGACGTTCTTCGCCACTTTGGTGGGCCACTCGGTGCCCACATACTGTGCAAGCGGCGGACGGGCGATCATGGCCCTGCTGAGCGATGCGGAGGTCGACGACATCCTCGCCCGGTCGCAGTTCATCCAGATCACCGTCAAGACGATCACCGATCCGGCGCAGATCCGCGAGAAGGTGCGCGAGGCGCGCGAGGCGGGCTATGCGCTGGCGCTGGAGGAAGTGGTGCCGGGCGAGATCGCCATCGGCGCCGCCATCACCGGGCCGGACGGGCGACCCGTGGCCGCGATCCATGTGGCCGGCTCCCTGTCGGAATGGCAGCCTGAGGACTTTGCCCAACGCTTTGCGCCGCTGGCGCAATCGGCCGCGCGGGCGATCAGCCGGGCCTGA
- a CDS encoding M81 family metallopeptidase, whose amino-acid sequence MTRRVALAGFLHETNTFAPSLATMAEFEQGGGYLPLSRGVEVLERSVGVNLGISGSIDHGRTAGWDIVPVLWTGAIPSAHVTREAYERIAGEIVEGIAAAGPLDGVCLDLHGAMVAEHLDDGEGELIARVRRVVGPNVPIAVSLDLHGNTTQQMVDAADLLVAFRTYPHVDMAETGRRAAEGLDRLMQRGKPFAHAFRRLPFLIPIPWQCTFIEPARSLYRELEEMEGGDVASLSYWMGFPAADIADCGQTVLAYGETQEAADRAADRLVARIMESEAAFAGRAFGPDEGVREAMRIAKDATRPVVIADTQDNPGAGGDSNTMGMLKALLRNGAENAAIGLIVDPAAARAAHAAGEGAEIAIALGGQSNVPGDSPLEATFRVKALSDGSLHATGPYYGGTRMNVGPSACLAIDGVQVVVASHKAQMADLAMYRYVGVEPTRMDILVNKSSVHFRADFDPIAETVLVCTAPGPMPLDPADLAWTKLRPGMRLSPGGPVHDPARPAAKMPQVTEG is encoded by the coding sequence ATGACCCGCCGCGTCGCCCTTGCCGGCTTCCTGCACGAGACCAACACCTTCGCGCCTTCGCTCGCCACCATGGCCGAGTTCGAGCAGGGCGGCGGCTACCTGCCGCTGTCGCGCGGCGTGGAGGTGCTGGAGCGCTCCGTCGGCGTCAATCTCGGCATTTCCGGCAGTATCGATCATGGCCGCACTGCGGGCTGGGACATAGTGCCGGTGCTGTGGACGGGGGCTATCCCCTCCGCCCATGTGACGCGCGAGGCCTATGAGCGCATCGCCGGCGAGATCGTAGAGGGCATCGCGGCCGCCGGCCCGCTCGACGGCGTCTGCCTCGACCTGCACGGCGCGATGGTCGCCGAGCATCTCGACGACGGCGAGGGCGAGCTGATCGCCCGCGTGCGCCGCGTCGTCGGCCCGAATGTCCCCATCGCCGTCAGCCTCGACCTGCACGGCAACACGACGCAGCAGATGGTCGATGCGGCCGACCTGCTGGTCGCCTTCCGCACCTATCCGCATGTCGACATGGCCGAGACCGGCCGCCGCGCGGCGGAAGGCCTCGACCGCCTGATGCAGCGCGGCAAGCCCTTCGCCCACGCCTTCCGCCGGCTGCCCTTCCTCATTCCGATCCCCTGGCAGTGCACCTTCATCGAGCCGGCCCGCAGCCTCTACCGCGAGCTGGAGGAGATGGAGGGCGGCGACGTCGCTAGCCTCTCCTACTGGATGGGCTTTCCCGCCGCCGACATCGCCGATTGCGGCCAGACCGTGCTGGCCTATGGCGAGACGCAGGAGGCGGCCGACCGGGCCGCCGACCGCCTGGTCGCGCGCATCATGGAGAGCGAGGCCGCCTTTGCCGGCCGGGCCTTCGGTCCGGACGAGGGCGTGCGCGAGGCCATGCGCATCGCCAAGGACGCCACCCGCCCGGTCGTCATCGCGGACACGCAGGATAATCCCGGCGCCGGCGGCGACTCCAACACCATGGGCATGCTGAAGGCCTTGCTGCGCAACGGCGCTGAGAACGCGGCCATCGGCCTGATCGTCGATCCCGCTGCCGCCCGCGCCGCGCACGCGGCCGGGGAGGGGGCGGAGATCGCCATCGCGCTCGGCGGCCAGTCGAACGTTCCCGGCGACAGCCCGCTGGAGGCGACGTTCCGCGTCAAGGCGCTGTCGGACGGCTCGCTGCACGCGACCGGCCCCTATTACGGCGGCACGCGCATGAATGTCGGTCCGTCCGCCTGCCTTGCCATCGACGGGGTGCAGGTGGTGGTCGCCAGCCACAAGGCGCAGATGGCCGATCTGGCGATGTACCGCTATGTTGGTGTCGAGCCGACGCGCATGGATATCCTCGTCAACAAGAGCTCGGTGCATTTCCGCGCCGATTTCGACCCGATTGCCGAGACGGTTCTCGTCTGCACCGCCCCGGGGCCGATGCCCCTCGATCCGGCGGATCTTGCGTGGACGAAACTGCGTCCCGGCATGCGCCTGTCGCCCGGTGGACCGGTTCACGACCCGGCCCGTCCCGCGGCGAAGATGCCGCAAGTCACGGAGGGCTGA
- a CDS encoding ABC transporter substrate-binding protein, whose translation MKARHTVAGLLAGALLAGTGLVTPADAAGKTITAVMHSGLRVLDPIITTAHISRNHAYMIYDVLVAVDENFTPRPQMADWTVSDDGLVYTFTLRDGLKFHDGAPVTSADAIASLTRWGKRDSGGQLIFDITASLEAKDDKTFVWTLKSPFPALLDTVGKQSALPPFIMPERVASGPADAAITEYVGSGPFVFVEEEYQPGVSVTYRKFEDYVPRDEPASWMAGGKVVNVDEVKWVTMPDAQTAINAIMSGEIDYIEQVQIDLLPILASSEDVTVETRDDLGYQTIGRMNFKHPPFDNKKIRQAAQMALSQADVLGTLIGNSDYYTVCGAIFGCGTPLADESGAETLISGGDVEGAKKLLEEAGYDGTPIVLMQPTDVVSLTAQPVVAAQAMRNAGFNVDMQPMDWQTLVTRRASQSKPSEGGWNIFFTNWLVPEINSPLISPMLNGRGDNAWFGWPTDETMEALKAEFIAADTPEKQKEVAVKIQKHTLDNVLYIPLGQYASPQARSNKLTDMLPSPVPVFWNVKKAD comes from the coding sequence ATGAAGGCGCGCCACACCGTCGCCGGCCTGCTCGCCGGTGCGCTGCTGGCCGGAACCGGTCTCGTCACCCCGGCAGATGCCGCCGGCAAGACCATCACCGCGGTGATGCATTCGGGCCTGCGCGTGCTCGATCCGATCATCACCACGGCGCATATCAGCCGCAACCACGCCTACATGATCTACGACGTCCTGGTCGCGGTGGACGAGAACTTCACCCCGCGTCCGCAGATGGCCGACTGGACGGTCTCCGACGACGGCCTCGTCTACACCTTCACCCTGCGCGACGGGCTGAAGTTCCATGACGGCGCCCCGGTCACCTCGGCGGATGCCATCGCCTCGCTGACCCGCTGGGGCAAGCGCGATTCCGGCGGCCAGCTGATCTTCGACATCACCGCGAGCCTGGAAGCCAAGGACGACAAGACCTTCGTCTGGACGCTGAAGAGCCCGTTCCCGGCGCTGCTCGACACGGTCGGCAAGCAGTCGGCGCTGCCGCCCTTCATCATGCCCGAGCGCGTCGCAAGCGGCCCGGCCGATGCGGCGATCACCGAATATGTCGGCTCCGGTCCCTTCGTCTTCGTCGAGGAGGAGTACCAGCCGGGCGTCTCCGTCACCTATCGCAAGTTCGAGGACTATGTCCCGCGCGACGAACCGGCGAGCTGGATGGCCGGCGGCAAGGTGGTCAATGTCGATGAGGTCAAGTGGGTGACCATGCCGGATGCCCAGACCGCCATCAACGCGATCATGTCGGGCGAGATCGACTATATCGAGCAGGTGCAGATCGACCTTCTGCCGATCCTTGCCTCCAGCGAGGACGTGACGGTCGAGACCCGCGACGATCTCGGCTACCAGACCATCGGCCGGATGAACTTCAAGCACCCGCCCTTCGACAACAAGAAGATCCGCCAGGCCGCCCAGATGGCGCTCAGCCAGGCCGATGTGCTCGGCACGCTGATCGGCAATTCGGACTATTACACGGTCTGCGGCGCGATCTTCGGTTGCGGCACTCCGCTGGCCGACGAGTCCGGCGCCGAGACGCTGATCTCCGGCGGCGATGTCGAGGGCGCCAAGAAGCTGCTCGAGGAAGCCGGCTACGACGGCACCCCGATCGTTCTGATGCAGCCGACGGATGTCGTCAGCCTCACCGCCCAGCCGGTGGTCGCGGCCCAGGCGATGCGCAATGCCGGCTTCAACGTCGACATGCAGCCGATGGACTGGCAGACGCTGGTGACGCGCCGCGCCAGCCAGTCGAAGCCTTCCGAGGGCGGCTGGAACATCTTCTTCACCAACTGGCTGGTGCCGGAGATCAACTCGCCGCTGATCAGCCCGATGCTGAACGGCCGCGGCGACAACGCCTGGTTCGGCTGGCCGACCGACGAGACGATGGAGGCCCTCAAGGCCGAGTTCATCGCCGCCGACACGCCGGAGAAGCAGAAGGAAGTGGCGGTCAAGATCCAGAAGCACACTCTGGACAACGTCCTCTACATCCCGCTCGGCCAGTATGCCTCGCCCCAGGCGCGCAGCAACAAGCTGACCGACATGCTGCCCTCGCCGGTTCCGGTCTTCTGGAACGTCAAGAAGGCGGACTGA
- a CDS encoding ABC transporter permease — protein sequence MLGYILRRILAVIPVMIIVAVFVFLLLRLTPGDPAAIIAGDMATPAQLERIRTSLGLSEPLHVQFVTWVGLLLQGDLGTSLISNTPVTTMIGQRIWPTINIAIMTILLSVAIAVPMGVLAAWRHRTWADYAVMSFSVLGFSIPVFVIGYIFIQVFSIELRWLPVQGYAAPSDDFGRFLARAILPCLTLATIYVALIARMTRASMLEVLGEDYIRTARAKGVTERIVLFRHALRNAAVPIMTIIGTGFALLIGGVVVTESVFNIPGIGRLTVDAILARDYPVIQAMILLTSGLYVFINLLIDLSYTLFDPRIRY from the coding sequence ATGCTAGGCTATATCCTGCGGCGCATCCTCGCCGTCATCCCGGTGATGATCATCGTCGCCGTCTTCGTCTTCCTGCTGTTGCGGCTGACGCCGGGCGATCCGGCGGCGATCATCGCCGGCGACATGGCAACGCCCGCCCAGCTGGAGCGCATCCGCACCTCGCTCGGCCTGTCCGAGCCCCTTCACGTGCAGTTCGTCACCTGGGTCGGACTGCTGCTGCAGGGCGACCTCGGCACCTCGCTGATCTCCAACACCCCGGTTACGACGATGATCGGCCAGCGCATCTGGCCGACGATCAACATCGCCATCATGACCATCCTGCTGTCGGTGGCGATTGCCGTGCCGATGGGCGTGCTCGCCGCCTGGCGGCACCGCACCTGGGCCGACTACGCGGTGATGAGCTTTTCGGTGCTCGGCTTCTCGATCCCCGTCTTCGTCATCGGCTACATCTTCATCCAGGTCTTCTCCATCGAGCTGCGCTGGCTGCCGGTGCAGGGCTACGCGGCCCCCTCCGACGACTTCGGCCGCTTCCTCGCAAGGGCGATCCTGCCGTGCCTGACGCTGGCGACGATCTATGTGGCGCTGATCGCCCGCATGACCCGCGCCTCCATGCTGGAAGTGCTCGGCGAGGACTATATCCGCACCGCCCGCGCCAAGGGCGTCACCGAGCGCATCGTCCTGTTCCGCCATGCGCTGCGCAATGCGGCGGTGCCGATCATGACCATCATCGGCACCGGCTTCGCACTGCTGATCGGCGGCGTCGTGGTGACCGAGAGCGTCTTCAACATCCCCGGCATCGGCCGGCTCACGGTCGATGCGATCCTGGCCCGCGATTATCCCGTCATCCAGGCGATGATCCTGCTGACCAGCGGTCTCTATGTCTTCATCAACCTGCTGATCGACCTGTCCTACACCCTGTTCGACCCGAGGATCCGCTACTGA
- a CDS encoding ABC transporter permease: MQADPQPASRMQWLFGAIALPAGWRLGAGPVIAALVLVVIVASALLAPLVVPHDPMTMDAVQRLKGPSEMYPLGTDAYGRDVLSRVVTGGRISLLIGIGAAVVSVLIGLMIGLVSGFFRTADAIIMRVMDSLMAIPSILLAIALVALNGPSIWSVMAAITIPEIPRVVRLVRSVVLSAREEPYVEAAIALGSSMPKILWQHLMPNTLAPLTVQGTYICASAILTEAILSFLGAGVSTEIPTWGNIMAEGRVYFQLKPSLIFWPGLMLSLCILSINLLGDTARDVLDPRLKKREA, translated from the coding sequence ATGCAGGCTGACCCGCAACCCGCCTCCCGCATGCAGTGGCTGTTCGGGGCCATCGCCCTGCCGGCCGGCTGGCGCCTCGGCGCCGGACCCGTCATCGCCGCGCTCGTGCTGGTGGTGATCGTCGCCTCGGCGCTGCTGGCGCCCCTCGTCGTGCCGCACGACCCCATGACCATGGACGCCGTCCAGCGCCTCAAGGGGCCGAGCGAGATGTATCCGCTGGGCACCGATGCCTATGGCCGCGACGTGCTCTCGCGCGTCGTCACCGGCGGGCGCATCTCGCTGCTGATCGGCATCGGCGCGGCAGTCGTCAGCGTGCTGATCGGCCTGATGATCGGCCTCGTCTCCGGCTTCTTCCGCACCGCCGATGCCATCATCATGCGCGTGATGGACAGCCTGATGGCGATCCCCTCGATCCTGCTGGCCATCGCGCTGGTCGCGCTCAACGGGCCGAGCATCTGGTCGGTGATGGCGGCGATCACCATCCCCGAGATCCCGCGCGTGGTGCGGCTGGTGCGCTCCGTCGTGCTGTCGGCGCGCGAGGAGCCCTATGTCGAGGCGGCCATCGCCCTCGGCTCCTCCATGCCCAAGATCCTGTGGCAGCACCTGATGCCCAACACCCTGGCGCCGCTGACTGTGCAGGGCACCTATATCTGCGCCTCCGCCATTCTCACCGAGGCGATCCTCTCGTTCCTCGGCGCCGGTGTTTCCACCGAGATCCCGACCTGGGGCAACATCATGGCCGAGGGCCGCGTCTACTTCCAGCTCAAGCCCTCGCTGATCTTCTGGCCGGGCCTGATGCTGTCGCTGTGCATCCTGTCCATCAACCTGCTCGGCGACACGGCCCGCGACGTGCTCGATCCGCGCCTGAAGAAGCGGGAGGCCTGA